One Desulfovibrio fairfieldensis genomic window carries:
- a CDS encoding OmpH family outer membrane protein: MRHIATTLALTALLAACLLGGCLEGSTSAAPQTAVVDLERIMSQSRAAEAGRAHLAQARQRLEQGFADLQKAWAKAPDEEREAVLRDGALTLRRQMAAEEAAVQNVVNGLLLEEVKAWRKAHKAALVLPRRNVLDADASLDITAAILKGMDARKAVFPALPVVSVKLPGEKGKTPETPGQANHNAAPGAKRK; encoded by the coding sequence ATGCGCCACATTGCAACAACCCTTGCCCTCACGGCCCTCCTTGCCGCCTGCCTCCTGGGCGGCTGTCTGGAGGGCAGCACCAGCGCCGCGCCCCAGACCGCCGTGGTCGATCTGGAGCGGATCATGTCACAATCCCGCGCCGCCGAGGCCGGGCGCGCCCATCTGGCCCAGGCCCGCCAGCGCCTGGAACAGGGCTTTGCCGACCTGCAAAAAGCCTGGGCCAAAGCTCCGGACGAGGAGCGCGAGGCCGTGCTCCGCGACGGCGCGCTGACCCTCCGCCGCCAGATGGCCGCCGAGGAGGCCGCCGTACAAAATGTCGTCAACGGCCTGCTTCTAGAGGAGGTCAAAGCCTGGCGCAAGGCCCATAAGGCAGCCCTGGTTCTGCCCCGCCGGAATGTGCTGGACGCCGACGCCAGCCTGGACATCACCGCAGCCATACTCAAGGGCATGGACGCCCGCAAGGCCGTCTTCCCGGCGTTGCCCGTGGTGTCCGTCAAGCTGCCCGGCGAGAAGGGGAAAACGCCGGAAACCCCCGGCCAAGCCAATCACAACGCCGCCCCCGGCGCAAAAAGGAAGTAA
- the rbr gene encoding rubrerythrin, whose amino-acid sequence MKSLKGTQTEKNILTAFAGESQARNRYDYFASKAKKDGYVFVSDIFTETALQEKEHAKRLFKFLEGGEVEIQAAYPAGVIAGSEANLIEAASGENYEHTQMYPSFADVAAKEGFSEIASVMRNIAVAEAYHEKRFLKLAGDIKEGRMFMRSKPTVWRCLNCGCLVEGTGAPDVCPACAHPKAYFEELNYTF is encoded by the coding sequence ATGAAATCGCTGAAAGGCACCCAGACCGAAAAAAATATTCTGACCGCGTTCGCCGGTGAGTCCCAGGCCCGTAACCGTTATGATTACTTCGCCTCCAAGGCCAAGAAAGACGGTTACGTGTTCGTGAGCGACATCTTTACGGAAACGGCCCTGCAGGAAAAAGAACACGCCAAGCGCCTGTTCAAGTTCCTGGAAGGCGGCGAAGTGGAAATTCAGGCCGCCTATCCCGCCGGCGTCATCGCGGGCAGCGAGGCCAACCTGATCGAGGCCGCCAGCGGTGAGAACTACGAACACACCCAGATGTACCCTTCTTTCGCTGATGTGGCCGCCAAGGAAGGCTTTTCCGAAATCGCCTCGGTCATGCGCAACATCGCCGTGGCCGAAGCCTATCATGAAAAGCGTTTCCTGAAACTGGCCGGCGACATCAAGGAAGGCCGCATGTTCATGCGCTCCAAACCTACCGTGTGGCGCTGCCTCAATTGCGGCTGTCTGGTGGAAGGCACCGGCGCGCCGGACGTCTGCCCCGCCTGTGCCCATCCCAAAGCCTATTTTGAAGAGCTGAATTACACGTTCTAA
- a CDS encoding sigma 54-interacting transcriptional regulator: MLSPGQAAHVLALYLAPRPLNADELRWLTGEAARPGDAARKQDLDALERLRMAERVPGGTPCWRAGPAAGAFVRARLFAGLWPPEHRAGALLSLLDEGAGPRRCADILRGGWTGGHADVELVPLLEVLVAFLMRWCARRAADPAALDGDFLNLLFALQGFPLSSLSLLRKILRLTARAYHMARNSGNERFMAMLLLSRLYLHVFVGNNSSRLADRLEAALNTVKAFLGPEEDSLLPLFEGQLAYMRGDLKEIIACFNRCPEDMAWCHRRFYDTLGVCALFSAGYLHQFHFALGSVEHFQRKAVLAGDELTAAMFRSNSCFLLLRKGDRQRMRAVLRGLEASPLYAEHAIVHSHVTRAHALLLFMEGDARGAHTLLDVRTRHLLARGDKPVTFKDPLVLDMLYVFSRNGWPAIPGYEADPLLRSFLQGANRHLKGTAMRIRALQLLDAAGLPRDAVALLRQSLDIFRVLGDPHALTLTVHALARARERDGDAGEARLLHDMVREATGRDLRGVEYHEACRACMEVRPAAFELFGAAFSEAGMAGKSVSGRCHAIFSALDMPDTREEALQHFVRAAMDAFRQERGGLFRPGEGGEPRFAHIANVSALELRSPAMRPCLDWLAEAARRSRRPLLRHERHGLVLRLAESDGRPWLLWMSSLYAAGPPSETVPAEELLRGGRLLAAELRAILRLEAFREREIAQQHDKLRTIFLREDRDDCLVLREGLHDLLLQAASGAVTDVPILICGETGTGKELMARHIHTASGRPGPFIPVHPAGMVESLFESEFFGHERGAFTGALKQKIGLFEMADQGTLFIDEIGEMSPLVQTKLLRVLQERRFMRVGGTRELHSRFRLIAATNRDLWQEVRERRFRQDLLYRIAVFPLTLPPLRRRRQDILPLTNAFIRHFARRYGKTVPPLSETQAGELLAYAWPGNIRELRSLVERAVILHRGGGLPLLFGLHGGPATAAGGKEGGQAEPPLPEGPVAPENLPTLEEAEALYLRRVMRLAKGRVRGEGGAAALLRMKIPTLYAKLRRHGIACGRG; this comes from the coding sequence ATGCTGTCGCCCGGCCAAGCGGCCCATGTTCTGGCCCTATATCTTGCCCCCCGTCCCCTGAACGCCGATGAGCTCCGCTGGCTTACGGGCGAGGCAGCGCGGCCCGGCGATGCGGCCCGAAAACAGGACCTGGACGCACTGGAGCGCCTGCGCATGGCGGAGCGCGTGCCCGGCGGCACGCCATGCTGGCGGGCGGGCCCCGCGGCCGGGGCTTTTGTCCGGGCGCGGCTCTTCGCGGGCCTCTGGCCGCCGGAACATCGGGCCGGAGCCCTTCTGAGCCTGCTTGACGAGGGGGCCGGACCGCGCCGGTGCGCGGACATCCTGCGCGGCGGCTGGACAGGCGGCCACGCGGACGTGGAGCTGGTGCCCCTGCTGGAAGTGCTGGTGGCTTTTCTGATGCGCTGGTGCGCGCGCCGCGCCGCCGACCCGGCGGCTCTGGACGGCGACTTTCTGAACCTGCTCTTCGCGCTGCAGGGCTTCCCGCTGAGTTCTCTCTCCCTGCTGCGCAAAATTCTGCGCCTGACGGCGCGCGCCTATCACATGGCCCGCAACAGCGGCAATGAGCGCTTCATGGCCATGCTGCTGCTTTCCCGCCTTTATCTGCACGTTTTTGTGGGCAATAACTCCAGCCGTCTGGCCGACAGGCTGGAAGCGGCCCTGAATACGGTCAAGGCTTTCCTGGGGCCGGAAGAGGACAGCCTTCTGCCCCTGTTCGAGGGGCAACTGGCCTATATGCGCGGGGATCTCAAAGAAATCATCGCCTGTTTCAACCGCTGTCCCGAAGACATGGCCTGGTGCCACCGCCGTTTTTACGACACCTTGGGGGTCTGCGCCCTGTTCAGCGCGGGCTACCTGCATCAGTTCCATTTCGCGCTCGGCAGCGTGGAGCACTTTCAGCGCAAGGCCGTGCTGGCCGGGGACGAGCTTACGGCGGCCATGTTCCGGAGCAATTCCTGCTTTCTGCTCCTGCGCAAGGGCGACAGGCAGCGCATGCGCGCCGTGCTGCGCGGTCTGGAGGCCTCGCCGCTCTATGCGGAACACGCCATCGTGCATTCCCACGTCACCAGGGCGCATGCCCTGCTGCTTTTCATGGAGGGGGACGCGCGCGGTGCGCACACCCTGCTGGATGTCCGGACCCGGCATCTGCTGGCGCGGGGCGACAAGCCCGTGACGTTCAAGGACCCCCTGGTGCTGGACATGCTGTACGTCTTTTCGCGCAACGGCTGGCCGGCCATTCCCGGCTATGAAGCCGACCCCCTGCTGCGGAGCTTTCTGCAGGGGGCCAACCGGCATCTGAAAGGCACGGCCATGCGCATCCGGGCCCTGCAACTGCTGGATGCGGCAGGGTTGCCGCGCGACGCTGTGGCCCTGCTGCGGCAAAGCCTGGATATTTTCCGCGTTCTGGGCGATCCGCACGCCCTGACCCTTACGGTCCACGCTCTGGCCCGGGCCCGGGAACGCGACGGCGACGCCGGGGAGGCCAGGCTGCTGCATGATATGGTGCGCGAGGCCACGGGACGGGACCTGCGCGGCGTGGAGTACCACGAGGCCTGCCGGGCCTGCATGGAGGTGCGCCCGGCGGCTTTCGAGCTTTTCGGGGCGGCCTTCTCCGAAGCGGGAATGGCGGGCAAGAGCGTGTCCGGGCGCTGTCACGCCATTTTCAGCGCGCTCGACATGCCCGATACCCGCGAGGAGGCCCTGCAGCATTTCGTGCGGGCGGCCATGGACGCCTTCCGCCAGGAGCGCGGCGGGCTTTTCCGGCCCGGCGAGGGAGGGGAGCCGCGCTTTGCGCATATCGCCAACGTGTCCGCCCTGGAACTGCGCTCCCCGGCCATGCGCCCCTGCCTGGACTGGCTGGCCGAGGCCGCGCGGCGGAGCCGCCGCCCGCTGCTGCGGCACGAGCGCCACGGCCTGGTGCTGCGCCTGGCCGAGAGCGACGGCCGTCCCTGGCTGTTGTGGATGAGCAGCCTGTACGCGGCGGGCCCGCCTTCGGAGACTGTCCCGGCGGAAGAGCTCTTGCGGGGAGGCCGCCTGCTGGCTGCGGAACTGCGCGCGATCCTGCGCCTGGAAGCCTTCAGGGAGCGGGAAATAGCCCAGCAGCATGACAAATTGCGCACGATTTTTCTGCGGGAAGACCGCGACGACTGCCTGGTGCTGCGCGAAGGCCTGCATGACCTTCTGCTTCAGGCCGCCAGCGGGGCCGTCACGGACGTGCCCATCCTGATCTGCGGCGAGACGGGCACGGGCAAGGAGCTCATGGCCCGGCACATCCACACGGCCAGCGGGCGGCCGGGGCCGTTCATCCCCGTGCACCCGGCGGGCATGGTCGAGAGTCTTTTTGAGAGCGAATTTTTCGGGCATGAGCGGGGCGCGTTCACCGGCGCGCTCAAACAGAAGATCGGCCTGTTTGAAATGGCCGATCAGGGCACGCTGTTCATTGACGAGATCGGCGAAATGTCGCCCCTGGTGCAGACCAAACTGTTGCGCGTTCTGCAGGAGCGGCGCTTCATGCGCGTGGGTGGCACCAGGGAGCTGCATTCGCGCTTCCGGCTCATCGCGGCCACCAACCGCGATCTCTGGCAGGAGGTGCGCGAGCGGCGTTTCCGGCAGGACCTCCTCTACCGCATTGCCGTGTTCCCGCTGACCCTGCCGCCCCTGCGCAGGCGCAGGCAGGACATCCTGCCGCTGACCAACGCCTTCATCCGCCACTTCGCCCGCCGCTACGGCAAAACCGTTCCCCCGCTCAGCGAGACGCAGGCCGGGGAACTGCTGGCGTATGCCTGGCCCGGCAACATCCGGGAACTGCGCAGTCTTGTGGAAAGGGCCGTGATCCTGCACCGGGGCGGCGGATTGCCCTTGCTGTTCGGTCTGCACGGCGGCCCGGCGACAGCCGCCGGGGGCAAGGAAGGCGGACAGGCGGAGCCGCCTCTCCCGGAAGGCCCGGTTGCGCCGGAAAACCTGCCGACCTTGGAGGAGGCCGAGGCGCTCTACCTGCGCCGGGTCATGCGGCTGGCCAAAGGCAGGGTGCGGGGCGAAGGCGGGGCGGCGGCGCTGCTGCGCATGAAGATTCCCACCCTTTACGCCAAACTGCGCAGGCACGGCATAGCCTGCGGGCGGGGATAG
- a CDS encoding sodium:solute symporter family protein: MGWYLGYIIVYFLIMFGIGFYYFLKVKNADDYLIGGWSMGFWPIVGTVISTWCGASVFIGTVGLGFQVGASGYIRFSLASVIFTLILILAFGRALRRQRLYTLADLFGQRFGVRAGIIPSLLSAVVYAIPTTAMQYLAMSTIWSACFGMDVGNALVLSAVLVLAFTVLGGLPGTIVTDALQAVLIITGIVILAVASVSLAGGMGPMLAATPPEFLSPSGPYGAKEAALFFISVGPFYLVWQSSWQRIFAAKSEKVSLNANTLGVLICCGVFVCPILIGLAARQFLPPDINPDLIFSTVTRDLLPPYVGGLIYCALLAALVTGADSFILQGSSNLTHDFYRQLINPKADNRRLMLVSRLTVALVALAALWVAFNFTGIIAIYQWALRLTATTIVLPFLATMLWRGLTRAGVMAGMLGGLVSTVLWPYLGLDFDQTLFGFLFSALGVFGVSLATRHHPEEHVAAVLWEDLPTAGMRR, from the coding sequence ATGGGCTGGTATCTCGGCTACATCATCGTCTATTTCCTGATCATGTTCGGCATCGGCTTTTACTATTTCCTGAAGGTCAAGAACGCCGACGACTATCTTATCGGCGGCTGGAGCATGGGCTTCTGGCCCATTGTGGGCACGGTCATCAGCACCTGGTGCGGGGCTTCGGTCTTTATCGGCACCGTGGGCCTGGGCTTCCAGGTGGGGGCTTCGGGCTATATCCGTTTCAGCCTTGCCAGCGTCATCTTCACCCTGATTCTGATCCTGGCCTTCGGCCGCGCCCTGCGCCGCCAGCGCCTCTACACCCTGGCCGACCTTTTCGGGCAGCGTTTCGGCGTGCGCGCGGGCATCATTCCCTCCCTGCTCTCGGCCGTGGTCTACGCCATTCCCACCACGGCCATGCAGTATCTTGCCATGTCCACCATCTGGTCGGCCTGCTTCGGCATGGACGTGGGCAACGCGCTGGTTCTCTCGGCCGTGCTGGTGCTGGCCTTCACCGTGCTGGGCGGCCTGCCCGGCACCATCGTCACCGACGCCCTCCAGGCCGTACTGATCATCACGGGCATCGTCATCCTGGCCGTGGCCTCCGTGAGCCTGGCCGGGGGCATGGGGCCCATGCTGGCCGCCACCCCGCCGGAATTTCTCTCGCCCTCGGGACCATACGGGGCCAAGGAGGCGGCCCTGTTCTTCATCTCCGTGGGGCCTTTTTATCTGGTCTGGCAATCCTCCTGGCAGCGCATCTTCGCCGCCAAGTCCGAAAAGGTCTCGCTCAACGCCAATACCCTGGGCGTGCTGATCTGCTGCGGGGTCTTTGTCTGCCCCATTCTCATCGGCCTGGCCGCCCGGCAGTTCCTGCCCCCGGACATCAACCCGGACCTGATCTTTTCCACCGTGACGCGCGATCTGCTGCCCCCCTACGTGGGCGGCCTGATCTACTGCGCCCTGCTGGCCGCGCTGGTGACCGGGGCAGACTCCTTCATCCTGCAGGGCTCGTCCAACCTGACCCATGATTTCTACCGCCAGCTCATCAATCCCAAGGCCGACAACCGGCGGCTCATGCTGGTTTCGCGGCTCACCGTGGCCCTGGTGGCCCTGGCCGCGCTGTGGGTGGCCTTCAACTTCACGGGCATCATCGCCATCTACCAGTGGGCCCTGCGCCTGACGGCCACCACCATCGTGCTGCCTTTCCTCGCCACCATGCTCTGGCGCGGCCTGACCCGCGCCGGGGTTATGGCGGGCATGCTGGGCGGCCTGGTCTCCACAGTGCTCTGGCCCTATCTGGGCCTGGACTTCGACCAGACCCTGTTCGGCTTTCTTTTCAGCGCGCTGGGCGTGTTCGGCGTGAGCCTGGCCACCCGGCACCATCCCGAGGAGCATGTGGCCGCCGTGCTGTGGGAGGATCTGCCCACCGCCGGCATGCGGCGCTGA
- a CDS encoding FlxA-like family protein encodes MEIGSAYSASGLWDLNALNGVDSSSQKSSSTGQSGSSGDTVDISDEARKLFSEKIHQYDKGSSTTTTADANQNSGGEETEASEAQGGGASGGSGGASASGSDSTEAIKKQIESLKSQLMSMASQLSGGGADAGVTSKMNALQSQIAALEAQLNAAEQA; translated from the coding sequence ATGGAAATCGGATCCGCCTACAGCGCAAGCGGCCTTTGGGATCTCAACGCCCTCAACGGCGTGGATTCCTCTTCGCAAAAATCCTCGTCCACGGGGCAAAGCGGTTCTTCCGGCGATACTGTGGACATTTCCGATGAGGCCCGGAAGCTCTTTTCGGAAAAAATTCATCAGTATGACAAGGGCAGCTCCACAACGACAACCGCGGACGCGAACCAGAACAGCGGCGGAGAAGAAACCGAGGCGTCCGAAGCCCAGGGCGGCGGGGCCAGCGGCGGATCGGGCGGCGCGTCCGCTTCGGGCAGCGACAGCACGGAAGCCATCAAGAAGCAGATTGAGTCGCTCAAGAGCCAGCTTATGAGCATGGCTTCCCAGTTGAGCGGCGGCGGGGCGGATGCGGGCGTCACCAGCAAGATGAACGCCCTGCAATCCCAGATCGCGGCCCTGGAGGCCCAGCTCAACGCCGCCGAGCAGGCCTGA
- a CDS encoding M48 family metallopeptidase: protein MPAKIAAPSPDATADFTLADGTRLTARVRRSARARRARLSLAPDGGLLLTVPGHWSPSAVDQTLPRFLPWLERAWQRYQRRAPEKGLPNAVVLPLPGLEFRVETAGDLAEGRRHSQAAHSMLVSQGARRLLLLETPGLLRLFGPPEDAALGALALRRWCREQAARLLPPYLLRLAAREGFAVSGVSVRDQRSRWGSCSRTRPDAREQRAARPRRSVSFKDFLGRLLGGKSENEPDGGAAVQNAAGHINLNWRALLLPVPLLEHLCWHELCHLRQMNHSPAYRAELARFSPHWPDMEKELNRAWRDLPWWALPGTVPDARNR, encoded by the coding sequence ATGCCTGCAAAAATTGCCGCCCCCTCGCCGGACGCCACGGCGGACTTCACGCTTGCCGACGGCACGCGGCTCACGGCCCGCGTGCGCCGTTCGGCCCGCGCCCGGCGGGCGCGCCTGAGCCTGGCCCCGGACGGCGGCTTGTTACTGACGGTGCCCGGCCACTGGTCCCCCTCCGCCGTGGACCAGACCCTGCCCCGCTTTCTGCCCTGGCTGGAACGGGCATGGCAGCGATATCAGCGCCGCGCGCCGGAAAAAGGCCTGCCGAACGCCGTGGTCCTGCCCCTGCCGGGCCTGGAGTTCCGGGTGGAAACGGCCGGAGATCTGGCCGAGGGGCGGCGGCACAGCCAGGCCGCGCATTCCATGTTGGTCAGCCAAGGGGCGCGCCGCCTTCTGCTGCTGGAAACGCCGGGCCTGCTACGTCTGTTCGGCCCGCCGGAGGACGCGGCCCTTGGCGCTCTGGCCCTGCGCCGCTGGTGCCGGGAGCAGGCCGCCCGTCTGCTGCCGCCCTATCTGCTGCGCCTGGCCGCCAGGGAAGGTTTTGCCGTGTCCGGCGTGAGCGTGCGGGACCAGCGGAGCCGCTGGGGCAGTTGTTCGCGGACCCGGCCGGACGCGCGGGAACAACGCGCGGCCCGTCCGCGCCGCAGCGTCAGCTTCAAGGATTTTCTGGGCAGGCTGCTGGGCGGGAAGAGTGAAAATGAGCCGGACGGCGGCGCTGCCGTACAGAACGCGGCGGGGCACATCAACCTGAACTGGCGGGCTCTGCTCCTGCCCGTGCCCCTGCTGGAGCACCTTTGCTGGCACGAGCTCTGCCATCTGCGCCAGATGAATCACTCCCCGGCCTACAGGGCCGAACTGGCGCGCTTTTCACCGCACTGGCCGGACATGGAAAAAGAGCTCAACCGCGCCTGGCGCGACCTGCCCTGGTGGGCCCTGCCCGGAACCGTCCCGGACGCGCGGAACCGCTGA
- a CDS encoding amidohydrolase: MQCCEKTLYHNGRIVTLDAGDRTAEAVLTAGGRIEAVGGAGELRRLGGPRLKETDLDGLVVYPGFIDTHSHPDMLAAWAPYAYCGGTADLASALDVLQRHGREQDQPVPMGYGFDDTAVAEQRGPNLAEMDALFPDRPALLLHISIHAAYVNSRMYGLLGIPPDRPSDNPDAVCENGRPNGLITETLALEALGKLPPVTTTALKQGLLRAVESYNAQGFTACIGGGAGLGGLTPWMVYEALAGLEIEGRLHLHVHMPVFADWFERVLETGLLAGTGSPLLRFHGIKLLVDGSIQAYTAAVPEGYHSRPETRPAPIIPQEELENAVFKAHSAGQQAVIHGNGNGAVEAAVRAVEKAQARCPRRDPRHLLIHCQMASDEQLARMKAVGLWPSFFGLHVWNWGDRHHDIFLGPERAARIDPCGGATRLGLPFSLHADTPVLPQMTMQSIHTAVNRRTRAGRLLGPDQRVRVLDALRAYTTHAAAMCFEEDRRGSIEPGKLADFTFLDADPRAVAPEDINKVNIVSVISMGRPVWGALKD, encoded by the coding sequence ATGCAATGTTGCGAAAAGACCCTGTACCACAATGGCCGCATCGTCACGCTGGACGCCGGGGACCGCACGGCTGAAGCCGTTCTGACGGCGGGCGGCCGCATTGAAGCCGTGGGCGGGGCGGGGGAGCTGCGCCGCCTGGGCGGCCCGCGCCTGAAAGAAACGGATCTGGACGGGCTGGTCGTCTATCCCGGCTTCATCGACACCCACAGCCACCCGGACATGCTTGCCGCCTGGGCCCCCTATGCCTACTGCGGCGGCACGGCCGACCTGGCCTCGGCCCTGGACGTTCTGCAACGGCACGGCCGGGAGCAGGATCAGCCCGTTCCCATGGGTTACGGTTTCGACGACACGGCCGTTGCCGAACAGCGCGGCCCGAACCTGGCCGAAATGGACGCCCTTTTTCCGGACAGGCCCGCGCTGCTGCTGCACATCTCCATCCACGCGGCCTACGTCAACAGCCGCATGTACGGCCTGCTGGGCATTCCCCCGGACCGGCCTTCGGACAATCCGGACGCGGTCTGTGAAAACGGCCGCCCCAACGGCCTGATCACCGAAACTTTGGCCCTGGAAGCCCTGGGCAAGCTGCCGCCCGTGACAACCACAGCCCTGAAACAGGGTCTGCTCCGCGCCGTGGAAAGCTACAACGCCCAGGGCTTCACGGCCTGCATCGGCGGCGGCGCGGGCCTGGGCGGGCTCACGCCCTGGATGGTTTACGAGGCTCTGGCCGGGCTGGAGATTGAGGGCCGCCTGCACCTCCATGTGCACATGCCCGTGTTCGCGGACTGGTTTGAGCGGGTGCTGGAAACGGGCCTGCTGGCCGGAACAGGTTCGCCCCTGCTGCGCTTCCACGGCATCAAGCTGCTCGTGGACGGCTCCATCCAGGCCTACACCGCTGCCGTGCCCGAGGGCTATCACAGCCGCCCCGAAACGCGGCCCGCCCCCATCATTCCCCAGGAAGAACTGGAGAACGCCGTCTTCAAAGCTCACAGCGCGGGCCAGCAGGCCGTCATCCACGGCAACGGCAACGGCGCTGTCGAAGCCGCCGTCCGCGCCGTGGAAAAAGCCCAGGCCCGCTGTCCCCGCAGGGACCCCCGCCACCTGCTCATCCACTGCCAGATGGCGTCGGACGAACAACTGGCGCGGATGAAGGCCGTGGGCCTGTGGCCCTCCTTTTTCGGCCTGCACGTCTGGAACTGGGGCGACCGCCACCACGACATCTTTCTCGGGCCGGAGCGCGCCGCGCGCATTGACCCCTGCGGCGGCGCGACGCGCCTGGGCCTGCCCTTCTCCCTGCACGCCGACACCCCGGTGCTGCCGCAGATGACCATGCAATCCATCCACACCGCCGTGAACCGGCGCACACGCGCGGGCCGCCTGCTGGGCCCGGACCAGCGCGTGCGTGTTTTGGACGCCCTGCGCGCCTACACCACCCATGCGGCGGCCATGTGCTTCGAGGAAGACCGGCGAGGCAGCATCGAACCCGGCAAGCTGGCCGACTTCACCTTTCTGGATGCGGATCCGCGCGCCGTTGCGCCGGAAGACATCAACAAAGTCAACATCGTCTCCGTGATCAGCATGGGCCGCCCGGTTTGGGGCGCTCTGAAGGACTGA
- a CDS encoding DUF3467 domain-containing protein, protein MSAQKNSGKTGAETAAPTEGQQIRVALNSARLRTSYANVFQTRCTAEEVILCCGLSQPESLNTQNGGTENVLAVDLDRRIVMTPASAQRLLLALDRTLKEHAARFSGNIGGENA, encoded by the coding sequence ATGAGCGCACAGAAAAATTCCGGCAAGACCGGGGCCGAAACCGCCGCTCCCACCGAAGGCCAACAAATCCGCGTGGCCCTGAACAGCGCGCGGCTCCGCACGTCCTACGCCAATGTCTTCCAGACCCGCTGCACGGCGGAGGAGGTCATCCTCTGCTGCGGCCTGAGTCAGCCCGAAAGCCTGAACACCCAGAACGGCGGTACTGAAAACGTCCTGGCCGTGGACCTGGACCGGCGCATCGTCATGACCCCGGCCTCGGCCCAACGCCTGCTCCTGGCCCTGGACCGCACGCTCAAGGAGCATGCCGCCCGTTTCAGCGGCAATATCGGCGGGGAAAACGCCTGA
- a CDS encoding potassium channel family protein, which translates to MPEKKLEIGIIGLGKFGLRMATTLVSLGHTVVGIDMSETRVQLAEETLNSVYRADATNISVLRSLHIQDLDWVVISVGQSVEQSLNVTLNVQELGGPKILVKASNEEHRKILQRLGVDRALVPETDAAVMAAHQLTYPGMLDLIPKYGGIAIQELRVDHWDGKTLVDLNLMQRFNVMVMGIRPVGERSFIFVPPARTVLHRGDTLVVAGRADSMGDLQP; encoded by the coding sequence ATGCCTGAAAAAAAACTGGAGATCGGGATCATCGGCCTCGGCAAGTTCGGCCTGCGCATGGCTACCACCCTGGTTTCCCTGGGGCATACCGTGGTGGGCATCGACATGTCCGAAACCCGCGTGCAACTGGCCGAAGAGACCCTGAACTCGGTCTATCGGGCCGACGCCACCAATATCAGCGTGCTGCGTTCCCTGCACATCCAGGATCTGGACTGGGTGGTGATCAGCGTGGGGCAGAGCGTGGAGCAGTCCCTGAACGTCACGCTCAACGTGCAGGAACTGGGCGGCCCCAAAATCCTGGTCAAGGCCTCCAACGAGGAACACCGCAAGATTCTCCAGCGCCTGGGCGTGGACCGCGCCCTGGTGCCGGAAACCGACGCGGCGGTCATGGCAGCCCATCAGCTTACTTATCCGGGCATGCTGGACCTGATCCCCAAATACGGGGGCATCGCCATCCAGGAATTGCGCGTGGACCACTGGGACGGCAAAACCCTGGTGGACCTCAACCTCATGCAGCGTTTCAATGTGATGGTCATGGGCATTCGCCCGGTGGGCGAGCGTTCTTTCATTTTCGTGCCCCCGGCGCGCACGGTGCTGCATCGCGGCGACACCCTGGTGGTGGCCGGGCGGGCGGATTCCATGGGCGATCTGCAGCCGTAG